Proteins from a genomic interval of Lycium ferocissimum isolate CSIRO_LF1 chromosome 2, AGI_CSIRO_Lferr_CH_V1, whole genome shotgun sequence:
- the LOC132047858 gene encoding F-box protein CPR1-like gives MLPEKKKKSNGHEGKLANREAKPQQKKKSKSTSNIEKGNLFNQITISNGEEASQEVNQKKKKSDQICKGKNSTEQMDVDKRTHFQEEILTDILNRLPVQSLLRFKCVSKFWETLISEPYFKMTHLNHAKNDQNSQKLLIRCLENDLYSMYCVPLSSSVQPVENVRKLDFSVISRPYNCAIRGCCDGLVVIQVNDNIDGRRTIYLLWNPSTGESIVLPDPELPQQEESRLGLGYDSTSGGYKILKIHTNIDRPGEILVLKSCSWRNIDKHPRGICNEIEGMQSLPIVNEAFHWIGIFGSHSVVSRNYLVVSFSISSGVYGEIPLPEQILCLKAKIIIGVSVLEGMLCIYSNSYLQIQRKGALKLWVLKDYDVKESWTALLTIEDPWIDIKAMPKYRFADGELLFWCLSRKCTGHAFRTSRGPFRLWPRCDILQTGIAFTESLISPKSLI, from the exons ATGTTAccagagaagaagaagaagtcgaATGGGCATGAGGGAAAATTAGCAAATAGAGAAGCTAAACCTCaacagaagaagaagagtaaatcgacttcaaatattgaaaaggGTAATCTTTTCAATCAAATTACAATTAGCAATGGAGAAGAAGCAAGTCAAGAGGTTaatcagaagaagaagaaatcagaTCAAATTTGTAAAG GGAAGAATAGTACAGAGCAGATGGATGTTGATAAG CGAACTCACTTCCAAGAGGAAATTCTTACGGACATCCTCAACAGGTTACCTGTGCAGTCTCTTCTCCGATTCAAATGTGTTTCAAAATTCTGGGAAACATTGATCTCCGAGCCATACTTTAAGATGACGCATCTCAATCATGCCAAGAATGACCAGAATTCCCAAAAACTTCTTATACGTTGCCTTGAAAATGATTTATATTCCATGTATTGTGTTCCTTTATCATCGTCGGTTCAACCAGTTGAGAATGTACGAAAACTTGATTTCTCTGTAATCTCTAGACCATATAATTGTGCAATCCGTGGTTGTTGTGATGGCTTGGTTGTTATCCAAGTTAATGATAATATTGATGGTCGACGCACTATATATTTGCTATGGAACCCCTCCACAGGAGAATCAATAGTACTTCCCGATCCAGAGCTTCCACAGCAGGAAGAATCTCGTTTGGGATTGGGTTATGACTCAACTTCTGGTGGCTATAAGATCCTTAAAATTCACACTAACATAGATCGTCCTGGTGAAATTCTTGTGTTGAAAAGTTGTTCCTGGAGAAATATTGATAAACATCCTCGTGGCATTTGCAATGAGATCGAAGGTATGCAGTCTTTGCCAATTGTAAACGAGGCATTTCATTGGATCGGTATTTTTGGAAGTCATTCTGTGGTTTCAAGAAATTATTTGGTGGTTTCATTTAGTATTTCAAGTGGAGTGTACGGAGAGATACCTTTGCCAGAGCAAATTTTATGCTTGAAGGCCAAAATCATTATTGGCGTTTCAGTATTGGAAGGTATGCTTTGTATTTATTCTAATTCTTATCTTCAGATTCAGAGGAAGGGAGCTTTAAAGTTATGggtattgaaagactatgatgtcaaGGAATCTTGGACTGCATTGTTAACTATCGAAGATCCTTGGATTGATATAAAGGCCATGCCGAAATATAGGTTTGCGGATGGTGAACTACTATTTTGGTGCCTAAGTCGTAAATGTACAGGGCATGCTTTTAGGACATCTAGAGGACCATTTAGATTATGGCCTCGATGTGATATCCTTCAGACTGGAATCGCTTTTACAGAAAGCTTGATCTCTCCAAAATCACTTATTTAG
- the LOC132046688 gene encoding eukaryotic translation initiation factor 5-like, which produces MALQNIGAANSDDAFYRYKMPRMITKIEGRGNGIKTNVVNMVDIAKALARPASYTTKHFGCELGAQSKFDEKTGTSLVNGAHDTAKLAGLLEIFIKKYVQCYGCGNPETEILITKNQMIQLKCAACGFISDVDMRDKLTTFILKNPPESKKGGKDKKAMRRAEKERLKEGEAADEELKKLKKETKKKVSSKEASAKPISKKKASGSDEDASPPKRHVNVKEEEDEEDDDVQWQTDTSMEAAQKRIQEQLNAVTAEMVMLSANEPEKKPKAATKAPQSSKAVSAPSEDDHKAENGERTFEMLVEEVKVHLKKGVTVSQFRSFLGSLSGSPQDIVTAVYEALLDGVEKGFSKELIKKKGYLLAAVGQEDGSQLRLLRALEEFCGKSNPSAVKEVALVLKALYDADVLEEEFIVQWYQEGLAGVKKDSKIWKNVKPFVEWLQSAESESEED; this is translated from the coding sequence ATGGCTTTGCAGAATATTGGAGCTGCCAACAGTGATGATGCCTTCTACAGGTACAAGATGCCGAGGATGATTACCAAGATAGAGGGACGTGGGAATGGCATCAAGACAAACGTGGTTAACATGGTTGACATTGCCAAAGCTCTAGCAAGGCCAGCATCTTACACCACAAAACATTTTGGTTGTGAGCTTGGAGCTCAGTCAAAGTTTGATGAAAAAACTGGAACTTCCCTTGTCAATGGAGCTCATGATACTGCCAAGCTTGCTGGTCTTCTGGAGATTTTCATTAAGAAGTATGTTCAGTGCTATGGGTGTGGAAATCCTGAAACTGAGATCCTCATCACGAAAAATCAGATGATCCAACTGAAGTGTGCTGCGTGTGGTTTTATTTCTGATGTAGATATGAGAGACAAGCTGACAACGTTTATTCTTAAGAACCCACCTGAGTCTAAGAAGGGTGGCAAGGACAAGAAAGCAATGAGAAGAGCTGAAAAGGAGCGTCTAAAGGAAGGTGAGGCTGCTGATGAAGAGCTGAAGAAACtgaagaaagaaacaaagaaaaaggttTCTTCCAAGGAAGCCAGTGCAAAACCTATCTCTAAAAAGAAAGCCAGTGGCTCTGACGAGGATGCTTCCCCACCCAAAAGGCATGTGAATGTCAAGGAAGAAgaggatgaagaagatgatgatgttCAGTGGCAAACTGATACATCAATGGAAGCTGCACAGAAGCGTATACAGGAACAGTTGAATGCTGTGACAGCTGAAATGGTTATGCTCTCCGCAAATGAGCCAGAGAAGAAGCCCAAGGCAGCTACTAAAGCGCCCCAAAGTTCCAAGGCTGTTTCTGCACCATCTGAGGATGATCACAAAGCTGAGAATGGAGAGAGAACCTTTGAGATGCTTGTTGAGGAGGTGAAAGTACATCTAAAGAAGGGAGTTACGGTCAGCCAATTTCGATCTTTCTTGGGTTCACTTTCTGGATCTCCTCAGGACATAGTTACTGCTGTCTACGAGGCACTCTTGGATGGTGTGGAGAAAGGGTTCTCCAAGGAGCTTATTAAGAAGAAAGGTTATCTTCTTGCTGCTGTTGGTCAAGAGGATGGGTCACAGCTACGTTTGCTCCGAGCGCTGGAAGAATTCTGTGGGAAGTCTAACCCTTCAGCTGTGAAAGAAGTAGCACTCGTTCTGAAAGCTTTGTATGATGCTGATGTGTTGGAGGAGGAATTTATAGTGCAATGGTATCAAGAGGGTCTTGCTGGGGTTAAAAAGGACTCTAAAATTTGGAAGAATGTTAAACCCTTTGTTGAGTGGCTGCAGAGTGCTGAGTCAGAGTCCGAGGAGGACTGA
- the LOC132046689 gene encoding uncharacterized protein LOC132046689 isoform X2 produces the protein MNMMDIHVVESAARKMEECRICHDGDEDSNMEIPCSCRGTLQYAHRKCVQRWCNEKGDTICEICRQNFKPDYTAPAPLFCGFPTNMRGNWDISMGVVDYPHFTALVSADHNFMDYDSDEYSAFYPRSLICCRIVAITFVLLLMLRTMLPIIFGVAGDNSVTLVMLYVLKIIGILLAIYVLVKALIAVRRRMHQQDLYHSQIVSSDEEYELPLQQLRHSQIVPLNDENELPLHPPQPHIIHV, from the exons ATGAATAT GATGGACATCCATGTTGTAGAGTCTGCAGCAAGGAAGATGGAAGAATGTAGGATTTGCCATGATGGTGATGAAGATTCTAATATGGAGATTCCCTGTTCTTGCCGTGGAACCCTCCAG TATGCACATCGCAAATGTGTACAGAGGTGGTGCAATGAGAAGGGGGACACCATCTGTGAAATCTGCCGCCAG AATTTTAAGCCAGATTATACAGCACCAGCTCCTCTTTTTTGCGGATTTCCAACGAACATGAG AGGAAACTGGGATATTTCCATGGGTGTGGTTGATTATCCTCATTTTACTGCATTGGTTTCTGCAGACCACAATTTTATGGATTATGACTCAGATGAGTATTCAGCATTTTATCCCAGAAGTTTGATATGCTGCCGTATTGTTGCCATAACT TTTGTGCTTCTACTGATGTTGCGTACAATGCTGCCAATAATATTTGGTGTTGCTGGAGATAACTCGGTAACATTGGTCATG TTGTATGTGTTGAAAATCATTGGAATCCTACTGGCAATCTATGTATTGGTGAAAGCTTTAATTGCTGTACGACGCCGGATGCATCAACAG GATCTTTATCACTCTCAGATTGTCTCGTCGGATGAAGAATATGAATTACCATTACAACAGCTTCGGCACTCTCAGATTGTCCCATTGAATGATGAGAATGAACTACCACTACATCCACCTCAgccacatattatacatgtctAA
- the LOC132046689 gene encoding uncharacterized protein LOC132046689 isoform X1 has protein sequence MLSHSCGCFGTWKSFSRRVHMNMMDIHVVESAARKMEECRICHDGDEDSNMEIPCSCRGTLQYAHRKCVQRWCNEKGDTICEICRQNFKPDYTAPAPLFCGFPTNMRGNWDISMGVVDYPHFTALVSADHNFMDYDSDEYSAFYPRSLICCRIVAITFVLLLMLRTMLPIIFGVAGDNSVTLVMLYVLKIIGILLAIYVLVKALIAVRRRMHQQDLYHSQIVSSDEEYELPLQQLRHSQIVPLNDENELPLHPPQPHIIHV, from the exons ATGCTATCCCATTCTT GTGGCTGTTTCGGAACCTGGAAGTCATTTTCGCGAAGAGTACATATGAATAT GATGGACATCCATGTTGTAGAGTCTGCAGCAAGGAAGATGGAAGAATGTAGGATTTGCCATGATGGTGATGAAGATTCTAATATGGAGATTCCCTGTTCTTGCCGTGGAACCCTCCAG TATGCACATCGCAAATGTGTACAGAGGTGGTGCAATGAGAAGGGGGACACCATCTGTGAAATCTGCCGCCAG AATTTTAAGCCAGATTATACAGCACCAGCTCCTCTTTTTTGCGGATTTCCAACGAACATGAG AGGAAACTGGGATATTTCCATGGGTGTGGTTGATTATCCTCATTTTACTGCATTGGTTTCTGCAGACCACAATTTTATGGATTATGACTCAGATGAGTATTCAGCATTTTATCCCAGAAGTTTGATATGCTGCCGTATTGTTGCCATAACT TTTGTGCTTCTACTGATGTTGCGTACAATGCTGCCAATAATATTTGGTGTTGCTGGAGATAACTCGGTAACATTGGTCATG TTGTATGTGTTGAAAATCATTGGAATCCTACTGGCAATCTATGTATTGGTGAAAGCTTTAATTGCTGTACGACGCCGGATGCATCAACAG GATCTTTATCACTCTCAGATTGTCTCGTCGGATGAAGAATATGAATTACCATTACAACAGCTTCGGCACTCTCAGATTGTCCCATTGAATGATGAGAATGAACTACCACTACATCCACCTCAgccacatattatacatgtctAA
- the LOC132046689 gene encoding uncharacterized protein LOC132046689 isoform X3, whose product MLSHSCGCFGTWKSFSRRVHMNMMDIHVVESAARKMEECRICHDGDEDSNMEIPCSCRGTLQYAHRKCVQRWCNEKGDTICEICRQNFKPDYTAPAPLFCGFPTNMRGNWDISMGVVDYPHFTALVSADHNFMDYDSDEYSAFYPRSLICCRIVAITFVLLLMLRTMLPIIFGVAGDNSVTLVMLYVLKIIGILLAIYVLVKALIAVRRRMHQQEQHRTA is encoded by the exons ATGCTATCCCATTCTT GTGGCTGTTTCGGAACCTGGAAGTCATTTTCGCGAAGAGTACATATGAATAT GATGGACATCCATGTTGTAGAGTCTGCAGCAAGGAAGATGGAAGAATGTAGGATTTGCCATGATGGTGATGAAGATTCTAATATGGAGATTCCCTGTTCTTGCCGTGGAACCCTCCAG TATGCACATCGCAAATGTGTACAGAGGTGGTGCAATGAGAAGGGGGACACCATCTGTGAAATCTGCCGCCAG AATTTTAAGCCAGATTATACAGCACCAGCTCCTCTTTTTTGCGGATTTCCAACGAACATGAG AGGAAACTGGGATATTTCCATGGGTGTGGTTGATTATCCTCATTTTACTGCATTGGTTTCTGCAGACCACAATTTTATGGATTATGACTCAGATGAGTATTCAGCATTTTATCCCAGAAGTTTGATATGCTGCCGTATTGTTGCCATAACT TTTGTGCTTCTACTGATGTTGCGTACAATGCTGCCAATAATATTTGGTGTTGCTGGAGATAACTCGGTAACATTGGTCATG TTGTATGTGTTGAAAATCATTGGAATCCTACTGGCAATCTATGTATTGGTGAAAGCTTTAATTGCTGTACGACGCCGGATGCATCAACAG GAACAGCACAGAACTGCATAG